ccatcacactcaccatcacactcaccatcacacgGGCCATCGCATGCAGCATCGCTCTCACGATCACACTCACCATAGCTCTCAGCATTGCACTCatcatcgcactcaccatcgctctcaagATCGCTCTCACCATTGCACTCAGCATAGCACAAACTATCGCTCTCACCAATGCCTCATCATCGCTCTCACAATCATTCTCACCAACGCACTAACCCTTGCAGTCGCCATCGATCTCACTATCACACTCAACATTGCTCTCACCCTCGCACTCAtcatcgctctcaccatcgcactcaccatcacactcaccatcactctcagcATTGCTGCCACCATCGCACTCATCATCACATTCACCATCGCTCTTAACATTACTCTCAGCATCGCTATCatcattgcactcaccatcacacacaccatcacactcaccattgcactcaccatcgcactcaccatcgctctcaaaATCTCTCACCATCACACAAACCTTTGCACTCACAATCACTTTCACCATCGGTCTCACCATCACTGTCTCCATTGCACTTACCATCGCACTTTCCATCATTCCCACCATCACATGCACCATCACACGCACCATCGCAGTCACCATCGCATTCACCATCATTCTCACTATCATTCTCACCATCTGaatcaccatcacactcaccatcacacgTACCATCGCACTCATCATCCCTTGTACCATGGCATTCTCTATCGCTCccaccattgcactcaccatcacactcacaaTTGGATGTACCATCACACTCACCCTCACACTCACCATTTCTCTCACCCTCATACTCACCCTCACACTCACCATCAATCTCACACTTGCACTCACCAGTACACTGACCATCaaactcaccatcactctcatcGCATgcaccatcgctctcaccatcgctctcaccattgcactcaccgTGGCTCCCACCATCGCACTCATCATCACACTCACCATTGCATGCACCATCACACTCAtcatcgctctcaccatcgcactcaccagTGCATGCACAATCACAACACTCAAAattgcactcaccatcactctcaagATCATTCTCACTATCACCTCAGGATTGCACTTTCCATAACACACACCATTGCAATCACAATCACAATCACCCTCGCACTCACCATAGCAGTCAACATTGCTCTCACCATTTGTTTCACTGTCACAATCCCCGTTGCACTTCCCATCACAGGCCCCATTGCCCACACCATGGCACACACTATCGTGTGCACCATCTCAGGCActatcactctcaccatcacactcaacatcgcactcaccatcactctcaccatctcaatcaccatcgctctcaccatggCTCTCATCAATGCCTGCACTATCGCACACACCATGGCACTCTCCATTGCACTCACCATTGTGTTAAAGATCGTATTTACCATCACACTCTCCATCAATCTTACCATCGTTCTGACCATAGCTCTCAACATCGCACTCACTATCGCACTCACAATCGCTCTCACCATCGttctcaccatcgcactcaacatcgcactcaccatctCTCACCATAACTCTCAACGTCACTGTCACCATTGCACTTATCATCGCACTCAGCATCGCattcaccatcgctctcaccctCACACTCACCGTCACACTCACCATCCCTCTCACCATTGCtgtcaccatcacactcaccatcgctctcacaatcacactcaccatcactaTCACCATTACCCTCACCACCACTCTCAGCATCGGGCTCAGCATGACTAACACCATCTCACTCACCATCACTGTCACCAACACACTCagcatcactctcaccatcacactcaacaTCTTACTGACAATCGCTCTCACCATCATTCTCACCTACTACCTcaacatcgcactcaccatcgctctcaccattcCACTCACCATCCACTGACCGTCGCATTCACCATCGCTCTCATATCGCATGCACCAATTCAGCCAGAGTCGCACACACCATCGCAGTGAACATTGCTCTCACAAACGCATGCATCATCGCATTCatcatcgc
This genomic interval from Phocoena phocoena chromosome 13, mPhoPho1.1, whole genome shotgun sequence contains the following:
- the LOC136132527 gene encoding uncharacterized protein translates to MAFSIAPTIALTITLTIGCTITLTLTLTISLTLILTLTLTINLTLALTSTLTIKLTITLIACTIALTIALTIALTVAPTIALIITLTIACTITLIIALTIALTSPIAHTMAHTIVCTISGTITLTITLNIALTITLTISITIALTMALINACTIAHTMALSIALTIVLKILSTSHSLSHSQSLSPSFSPSHSTSHSPSLTITLNVTVTIALIIALSIAFTIALTLTLTVTLTIPLTIAVTITLTIALTITLTITITITLTTTLSIGLSMTNTISLTITVTNTLSITLTITLNILLTIALTIILTYYLNIALTIALTIPLTIH